The Danio rerio strain Tuebingen ecotype United States chromosome 10, GRCz12tu, whole genome shotgun sequence genome contains a region encoding:
- the LOC137487290 gene encoding trace amine-associated receptor 13c-like — protein sequence MKGQKEEQNKLLTGEDSLMAYETEDQETQYCFPDINSSCVKEQRSIQEYIIMYVFFSLLSAWTVFLNLLVIISISHFKKLHTPTNMIILSLAMADLFTGLTVMPVEAIKLIETCWYFGEKFCDIFMIIVGLFGSTSFSNIVLISVDRYLAVCHPLIYPHKFTRSKALISICVCWLFALIYNLGFLLTGKYFQSSERTDMCYGKCNLVIISSSWAFTDLFVSFLLPCTLILILYLRIFYVAQQQVKVINSLMKGGKCVKEGLVKRKSENKAAFTLGIVVTVYLLCFIPYYILSVTGVCSATMTYLLWTLYVNCGLNPLIYALFYRWFKISVKHILTLKILQPASSLLDIFTDK from the coding sequence ATGAAAGGACAGAAAGAAGAGCAGAACAAACTCCTAACAGGAGAAGACTCACTCATGGCCTACGAGACAGAGGATCAGGAGACTCAATACTGCTTTCCTGACATCAACTCATCATGTGTCAAGGAACAACGCTCCATTCAGGAATATATCatcatgtatgtgtttttttcattgctgtcagcatggactgtgtttctgaacctgctggtgatcatctccatctctcacttcaaGAAGCTTCACACTCCAACCAACATGATTATTCTCTCTCTGGCGATGGCTGATCTGTTTACTGGACTTACTGTGATGCCTGTGGAAGCCATCAAACTGATTGAGACGTGTTGGTATTTTGGAGAGAAATTCTGTGATATATTTATGATTATTGTGGGACTGTTTGGCTCAACTTCCTTTAGTAATATAGTTTTAATTTCTGTTGACCGTTACCTGGCTGTGTGTCACCCTTTAATCTACCCGCACAAATTTACTAGATCAAAAGCTTTAATAAGTATCTGCGTGTGCTGGCTTTTTGCCTTAATCTACAACCTTGGTTTTCTTTTAACTGGCAAATATTTTCAAAGTTCAGAAAGAACAGACATGTGTTATGGAAAATGCAATTTGGTAATAATAAGTTCTTCATGGGCATTTACTGACCTTTTCGTTTCCTTCTTGTTGCCTTGTACcctgattctgattttatattTGAGAATATTTTATGTTGCTCAACAGCAAGTGAAGGTTATAAACTCTCTGATGAAGGGTGGTAAATGTGTGAAGGAAGGTTTAGTAAAGAGGAAATCTGAGAATAAAGCTGCTTTCACATTAGGGATTGTTGTGACTGTCTATCTGCTTTGCTTTATTCCATACTATATATTGTCTGTAACTGGGGTCTGTTCTGCCACAATGACATATCTGTTGTGGACTTTGTATGTTAATTGTGGTCTGAATCCTCTTATCTATGCTTTATTTTATCGCTGGTTTAAAATATCTGTCAAACACATcttaactttaaaaatattgCAGCCAGCATCCTCACTCTTGGACATTTTTACAGATAAATAA
- the taar18g gene encoding trace amine-associated receptor 13c-like: protein MAFETEDQETQYCFPDINSSCVKGKRSRHEYNIMYVFFSLLSAWTVFLNLLVIISISHFKKLHTPTNMIILSLAVNDLLIGLIIMPLEAIKLIETCWYFGETFCGLFMIIMGLLGSTSLSNLVLIAVDRYVAVCHPLLYPQKITMSKTLVTICLCWLFSSAYCSVFVVSNKYFDSSNRTDVCYGMCTLNLSFTYIIVDLIYSFLLPCVVMITVYLRIFYVAIKQVKVINFLMKGRRESSVKRKSEHKAALTLGIVVTVYLLCFIPYYLLSVMGVSSGTLTYLLWTLYANCVVNPLIYALFYRWFKKSVKHILTFKILEPASSLLDIFTDK from the coding sequence ATGGCCTTTGAGACAGAAGATCAGGAGACTCAATACTGCTTTCCTGACATCAACTCATCATGTGTCAAGGGAAAACGCTCCAGACATGAATACAATatcatgtatgtgtttttttcacTGCTGTCGGCATGGACTGTGTTTCTGAACCTGCTggtgatcatctccatctctcacttcaaGAAGCTTCACACTCCAACCAACATGATTATTCTCTCTCTGGCTGTAAATGATCTGCTTATTGGACTTATTATCATGCCTCTTGAGGCCATCAAACTGATTGAGACATGCTGGTACTTTGGAGAAACTTTTTGTGGACTGTTTATGATAATCATGGGGCTCCTTGGATCAACATCTCTaagtaatttagttttaattgctGTTGATCGTTATGTGGCTGTGTGCCACCCTTTACTGTACCCCCAGAAAATAACCATGTCTAAAACATTAGTAACTATCTGCCTCTGTTGGTTATTTTCCTCTGCTTACTGCTCTGTTTTTGTAGTCAGCAACAAATATTTTGACTCTTCAAACAGAACAGATGTGTGTTATGGCATGTGCACATTAAATCTTAGTTTTACTTACATCATCGTTGATTTGATATATTCCTTTTTGTTGCCTTGTGTTGTGATGATCACAGTATATTTGAGGATATTTTATGTTGCTATTAAGCAAGTGAAGGTTATAAACTTTCTGATGAAGGGTCGTAGGGAAAGTTCAGTCAAGAGGAAATCTGAGCACAAAGCTGCTCTCACATTAGGGATTGTTGTGACTGTCTATCTGCTTTGCTTTATTCCATACTATTTATTGTCTGTAATGGGTGTCTCGTCTGGTACACTGACATATCTGTTGTGGACTTTGTATGCTAATTGTGTTGTGAATCCTCTTATCTATGCTTTATTTTACCGCTGGTTTAAAAAATCAGTTAAACACATCTTGACTTTTAAAATATTGGAGCCAGCATCCTCACTCTTGGATATTTTTACAGATAAATAA